A stretch of Deltaproteobacteria bacterium DNA encodes these proteins:
- a CDS encoding leucine--tRNA ligase produces the protein MEQPYNPLEIEKKWQKYWAEKGYDRVSEDPSKTKFYLLEMFPYPSGKIHMGHARNYSIGDVVARYKRMKGFNVLHPMGWDAFGMPAENAAIENKVHPGVWTRGNIAAMKAQLQKMGFSYDWSREFATCDPSYYRWEQLVFIRMFERGLAYKKRSLVNWCSKCQTVLANEQVENGCCWRHSDTEVIQKEMEGWFFKITDYAEELLEYTDKLTGWPERVLAMQRNWIGKSRGAIIRFAMEDGSDPIEVFTTRQDTLFGATFMCMAPELPRSREIAQGTDQVSGVNAFIEKTLRVESYIRTSDEMEKEGVFAGRYCINPVTGRKMPIYIANFVVAEYGTGAVMAVPAHDQRDFEFAKKYDLPIVVVIQPEGRPLDPAAMTEAYVDEGVLVNSGDFNGLQNLRALDRIADYLNDRGIGHKTVSYRLRDWGISRQRFWGAPIPIIYCDQCGIVPVPEEDLPVVLPEDANLEDDGRSPLPYLDSFVRAPCPNCGREGRRETDTMDTFVESSWYFARFACPDYESGPLDRSKADYWMPVNHYIGGIEHAILHLLYSRFYTKVLRDYGMIDADEPFTNLLTQGMVCHETYECPKHGYLYPYEVRDSKCSKCGSDVISGPKVKMSKSKRNVVDPETLINHYGADTVRMFCLFASPPERDLEWSEQGVEGAYRFLNRVWRLVNDYAEALKGVRPYRGGAPLEGALQDLHRKTHQTIKKVTEDIDDRFHFNTAIAAVMELTNQIYKVIDTENPSNKTALSVVSEAVESLLTMLFPFVPHIAEELWSRLGQTPELVHRPWPSYDPDSVVADEIELAIQVNGKLRSQVMVAREADAETIKGAAFDDPRIQKWTEGKTVRKVILVPGRLVNIVVS, from the coding sequence ATGGAACAACCGTACAACCCTCTGGAAATCGAGAAGAAGTGGCAGAAATACTGGGCGGAAAAGGGTTATGACCGTGTTTCGGAAGATCCCTCTAAAACGAAGTTTTACCTGCTGGAGATGTTTCCGTATCCATCGGGCAAAATCCACATGGGCCACGCACGCAACTACTCCATCGGAGACGTGGTGGCGCGCTACAAAAGGATGAAGGGTTTCAATGTCCTGCATCCCATGGGCTGGGACGCCTTTGGCATGCCCGCGGAAAACGCCGCCATCGAAAACAAGGTTCATCCCGGCGTTTGGACTCGAGGGAATATCGCGGCCATGAAGGCTCAATTGCAGAAGATGGGCTTCAGCTACGACTGGTCCAGGGAATTTGCCACGTGCGATCCCTCGTATTACCGCTGGGAGCAGTTGGTCTTTATCCGGATGTTCGAGCGCGGCCTGGCCTACAAGAAGCGATCCCTGGTGAACTGGTGCTCGAAATGCCAGACCGTTCTGGCCAACGAGCAAGTCGAGAACGGCTGCTGTTGGCGGCATTCGGACACGGAAGTCATCCAGAAAGAAATGGAAGGGTGGTTTTTCAAGATTACCGACTATGCCGAGGAACTGCTCGAATATACGGACAAGCTTACGGGCTGGCCCGAACGCGTGCTGGCCATGCAGAGGAACTGGATCGGAAAAAGCCGCGGCGCCATCATCCGATTCGCCATGGAAGACGGAAGCGATCCCATAGAAGTATTCACTACTCGGCAGGACACCTTGTTCGGAGCCACCTTCATGTGCATGGCTCCGGAACTGCCCCGATCGCGGGAAATCGCCCAGGGAACGGATCAGGTGTCCGGGGTGAACGCGTTTATCGAAAAAACGCTTCGAGTCGAGTCGTATATACGCACCTCGGACGAGATGGAGAAAGAGGGCGTCTTCGCGGGCAGGTACTGCATCAATCCGGTGACGGGCCGAAAGATGCCGATCTATATTGCCAACTTTGTGGTCGCGGAGTACGGCACGGGCGCCGTTATGGCGGTGCCGGCGCACGATCAGCGCGATTTCGAGTTTGCGAAGAAGTACGACCTCCCGATCGTCGTGGTGATCCAGCCGGAAGGCCGACCGTTGGACCCGGCCGCCATGACGGAGGCCTATGTGGATGAAGGCGTGTTGGTGAATTCCGGAGATTTCAACGGTCTTCAGAACCTCCGGGCCCTCGATCGCATCGCCGATTACCTGAACGATCGGGGCATAGGGCATAAAACGGTGAGCTACCGTCTCAGGGACTGGGGCATCTCGAGACAACGTTTCTGGGGCGCTCCGATTCCGATCATCTATTGCGACCAATGCGGCATCGTACCGGTGCCCGAAGAAGACCTGCCCGTGGTGCTGCCCGAGGACGCCAATCTCGAGGACGACGGCCGTTCGCCTTTGCCGTATTTGGATTCGTTTGTTCGTGCGCCGTGTCCCAACTGCGGCAGGGAGGGGCGGAGGGAAACGGACACCATGGACACGTTTGTCGAGTCGTCCTGGTACTTCGCGCGTTTTGCTTGTCCGGACTATGAAAGCGGTCCGTTGGACCGGAGCAAGGCCGACTACTGGATGCCCGTGAATCACTACATCGGAGGCATCGAACATGCGATTTTGCACCTGTTGTATTCCCGCTTCTACACCAAGGTGCTGAGAGACTACGGTATGATCGACGCGGACGAGCCGTTTACCAACCTGCTCACCCAGGGCATGGTATGCCATGAAACCTACGAGTGCCCCAAACATGGGTATTTGTATCCTTACGAGGTGCGGGATTCGAAGTGCTCGAAGTGCGGCAGCGACGTTATTTCGGGTCCGAAGGTGAAGATGAGCAAATCCAAACGGAATGTGGTGGACCCCGAAACGCTCATCAATCATTACGGCGCGGATACCGTGCGGATGTTTTGCCTCTTTGCGTCGCCTCCCGAACGGGATCTCGAGTGGAGCGAGCAGGGAGTTGAAGGGGCGTACCGGTTCCTGAATCGGGTTTGGCGGCTGGTGAACGATTATGCGGAGGCCTTGAAGGGTGTCCGACCGTATCGGGGGGGAGCACCCCTCGAGGGCGCTCTTCAAGATTTGCACAGAAAGACCCACCAGACCATCAAGAAAGTTACCGAAGATATCGATGATCGCTTCCATTTTAATACGGCCATAGCCGCCGTGATGGAATTAACCAATCAGATCTATAAGGTCATCGATACGGAAAATCCTTCGAACAAGACGGCGCTCAGTGTGGTTTCGGAAGCCGTCGAATCGCTCCTGACCATGCTGTTTCCTTTCGTCCCACATATAGCCGAGGAGCTGTGGTCACGGCTCGGTCAAACACCGGAACTGGTGCATCGGCCGTGGCCGTCCTACGATCCGGATTCCGTGGTGGCCGACGAGATCGAACTGGCCATCCAGGTGAATGGAAAACTCCGGAGCCAGGTTATGGTGGCCCGGGAGGCGGACGCAGAAACGATCAAGGGAGCGGCGTTCGACGATCCCCGAATTCAGAAGTGGACCGAAGGAAAGACCGTTCGCAAAGTGATCCTGGTTCCCGGGAGGTTGGTCAATATTGTGGTGTCGTAA
- the nusB gene encoding transcription antitermination factor NusB, with translation MEKRRKAREQIVQILYQMDAAGVQALEALKLYESNFCSPRILSDFVREQVLGIADHLAELDRMVTEHAENWRLGRMSAVDRNILRMAVYELLFRDDIPPIVSINEAIDLSKKFGTDESGGFVNGILDSIYKAMQEQTPDKENNDEQVHRE, from the coding sequence ATGGAAAAACGCCGAAAGGCGCGTGAACAGATCGTCCAGATTCTTTATCAGATGGATGCCGCCGGAGTGCAGGCGTTGGAAGCCCTCAAACTGTATGAATCCAACTTCTGTTCACCCAGGATTTTGTCCGACTTCGTGCGCGAGCAGGTCCTTGGAATTGCGGATCATCTGGCCGAACTGGATCGAATGGTGACGGAACATGCCGAGAACTGGCGCCTCGGACGGATGTCTGCGGTCGATCGGAATATCCTAAGAATGGCGGTTTATGAGCTTCTGTTCAGAGACGATATACCGCCCATCGTGTCCATCAACGAAGCCATCGACTTGAGCAAGAAGTTTGGAACGGACGAGTCCGGAGGCTTTGTGAACGGCATTCTGGACAGCATTTACAAGGCGATGCAAGAGCAAACTCCTGACAAGGAAAACAACGACGAACAGGTTCATCGGGAATAA
- a CDS encoding 6,7-dimethyl-8-ribityllumazine synthase, which translates to MATVLEGHLNAEQLKFGIVVGRFNDFITGRLLEGAMDALVRHGADEHQITIVKVPGSFEIPLASRKLAQSGAYDAVICLGAVIRGSTPHFDYVASEVAKGVAMVGLETGVPVIFGVLTTDTIEQAVERAGTKSGNKGWSAAVSAIEMANLLKQI; encoded by the coding sequence ATGGCCACTGTGCTCGAAGGCCACCTGAACGCCGAGCAGCTCAAGTTTGGGATTGTGGTCGGACGTTTCAATGATTTCATCACCGGTCGATTGCTCGAGGGCGCTATGGACGCGCTCGTGCGGCATGGTGCGGACGAACACCAAATTACCATCGTCAAGGTTCCGGGATCTTTCGAGATTCCTTTGGCGAGTCGTAAACTCGCACAGAGCGGAGCCTACGATGCGGTAATCTGCCTGGGAGCGGTGATCCGTGGCTCCACGCCGCATTTTGACTATGTTGCATCCGAGGTGGCTAAGGGAGTCGCCATGGTCGGCCTCGAAACCGGAGTTCCCGTCATCTTCGGCGTGCTGACAACGGATACCATCGAGCAGGCTGTTGAACGCGCCGGAACCAAGTCCGGTAACAAAGGCTGGAGCGCCGCCGTGTCGGCCATCGAAATGGCGAACCTTTTGAAACAGATTTGA
- a CDS encoding bifunctional 3,4-dihydroxy-2-butanone-4-phosphate synthase/GTP cyclohydrolase II → MPVSTIEEAIEDIREGRMVILVDDEDRENEGDLTMAAEKTTPEAINFMAKYGRGLICLSMTPERLDRLRIPMMVRDNTSPFNTAFTQSIDARNNPYADISAAGRAHTILKATSDDAGDEDLVSPGHVFPLRARKGGVLVRTGQTEGSVDLARLAGLKPAGVICEIMNEDGTMSRMPDLERFAKLHGLKVVTIADLIAYRMVNERLVRRAATAVLPTPAGRFKAIAYENDVDEHQHLALVKGEIKPGDEVLVRVHSQCLTGDVLHSLRCDCGDQLAAALIRVQEEGKGVILYMHQEGRGIGLINKLKAYALQDQGKDTVEANLALGFEADLRDYGIGAQILADLGVRKMRLMTNNPRKIIGLEGYGLTVVERVPLEIEANPQNLRYLRTKCAKLGHLIKV, encoded by the coding sequence ATGCCTGTGAGCACCATAGAAGAAGCAATCGAGGATATTCGGGAAGGCCGGATGGTCATCCTGGTGGATGATGAGGATCGGGAGAACGAGGGCGACCTGACCATGGCCGCGGAGAAGACGACCCCTGAAGCCATCAATTTTATGGCCAAATACGGGCGTGGTCTGATTTGTCTTTCCATGACCCCCGAACGTCTGGATCGGCTGAGGATACCCATGATGGTCCGGGACAATACGTCCCCTTTCAATACGGCCTTTACCCAGTCCATCGACGCCCGAAACAACCCGTACGCCGACATATCCGCCGCAGGACGCGCCCACACGATCCTAAAGGCGACGTCCGACGACGCGGGAGACGAAGACCTGGTCTCGCCGGGACATGTATTTCCGCTTCGGGCCCGCAAGGGGGGGGTTCTGGTCCGTACCGGGCAGACCGAGGGTTCGGTGGACCTGGCCCGTTTGGCCGGGCTCAAGCCCGCAGGCGTTATCTGCGAGATCATGAACGAGGACGGAACCATGAGCCGTATGCCCGACCTCGAACGTTTCGCAAAACTCCACGGACTCAAAGTCGTGACCATAGCCGATCTTATCGCATACCGGATGGTCAACGAGCGCCTTGTGCGCAGAGCGGCCACGGCCGTGTTGCCTACGCCGGCCGGCCGTTTTAAGGCCATCGCGTACGAGAACGATGTGGACGAACATCAGCATCTGGCGTTGGTCAAAGGGGAGATCAAGCCCGGAGACGAGGTGCTGGTTCGCGTACATTCCCAGTGTCTGACGGGAGACGTGTTGCATTCTTTACGCTGCGACTGCGGCGACCAGTTGGCCGCGGCCCTGATCAGAGTGCAGGAAGAAGGCAAAGGCGTGATTCTGTACATGCACCAGGAGGGTCGGGGGATCGGGCTGATTAACAAACTCAAAGCCTATGCGCTTCAGGACCAGGGAAAGGACACGGTCGAGGCAAATCTGGCTTTGGGCTTCGAGGCGGATCTCCGCGACTACGGAATAGGGGCCCAGATCCTGGCCGACCTCGGTGTGCGTAAGATGCGTCTCATGACGAACAACCCGAGAAAAATCATCGGACTGGAAGGCTATGGACTTACGGTCGTCGAACGCGTGCCCCTCGAGATTGAGGCGAATCCCCAAAACCTCAGATACTTACGCACGAAGTGCGCGAAACTCGGGCATCTAATCAAGGTATAG
- a CDS encoding riboflavin synthase produces MFTGLVECMGRVNRLLLKGGDARLVLDAPGFTDVRLGESISINGVCLTVASLKGDRYDFDVSEETISRSNLGVLKQGDLVNLERALRLSDRLGGHLVSGHIDAVGAILIKRPRLASIRLRVSIPESLSRYVAPKGSVAVDGISLTVNECESNFFEVNLIPHTVEMTTLQFRKEGDKVNIETDLIGKYVERMLAGRGHEQERKNEGVSLESLARSGFL; encoded by the coding sequence ATGTTCACCGGATTGGTGGAATGCATGGGTCGGGTGAACCGGCTGCTTCTCAAGGGCGGCGACGCGAGACTGGTGCTCGATGCTCCCGGCTTCACGGATGTGAGGTTGGGAGAAAGCATTTCCATTAACGGCGTATGTCTGACCGTCGCGTCCCTGAAAGGGGACCGGTACGATTTCGATGTGTCCGAGGAGACCATTAGCCGCAGCAATCTGGGCGTGCTGAAACAAGGCGACCTGGTGAACCTCGAAAGAGCGTTGCGCCTTTCGGATCGGCTCGGAGGACACCTCGTATCGGGCCATATTGACGCGGTGGGAGCGATCCTGATAAAAAGACCGCGGCTGGCCTCGATTCGGCTCAGGGTCTCGATCCCGGAATCGTTGTCCAGGTATGTGGCGCCGAAAGGATCCGTGGCCGTGGACGGCATCAGTCTGACCGTGAACGAGTGCGAGTCGAATTTCTTTGAAGTAAACCTGATCCCTCATACGGTCGAGATGACGACCCTGCAATTCAGAAAAGAGGGCGACAAGGTCAACATCGAGACGGACCTGATCGGCAAGTACGTCGAACGGATGCTCGCCGGCCGGGGTCATGAACAGGAGCGGAAGAACGAAGGGGTTTCCCTCGAGAGCCTGGCGCGAAGCGGCTTTCTGTGA
- the ribD gene encoding bifunctional diaminohydroxyphosphoribosylaminopyrimidine deaminase/5-amino-6-(5-phosphoribosylamino)uracil reductase RibD, with protein sequence MTGIPKTDKEYMRLALQLARKAWGRTSPNPMVGAVVVREHSIVGRGYHAKAGKPHAERIALEEAGEAARGATLYVTLEPCNHYGRTPPCTQAVLDSGVRRVVIGQMDPNPAVRGGGAPLLRERGIEVTTGVLELECAHLNEAFTTYVTQGRPFLAIKVAASLDGKIATSMGDSKWVTNERSRNFVHKLRAGADAIMVGRGTVMADDPQLTCRRKYGSDPIRVILDSGLNIRSDRKVFNADSEAGLIVFTRKGAAAEKIREIEAAGSEVIQVTADGDWVSFPEVISELARRKVTSVLIEGGSRVAASALRSGLADKIYFFYAPKIIGGKDAPGMFGDLGIRRMADGMKVYNVKHRRFGDDLLLEGYLRKPLPA encoded by the coding sequence ATGACTGGGATACCGAAAACGGATAAGGAGTACATGCGCCTGGCGCTGCAACTCGCCAGAAAGGCATGGGGGCGCACCTCTCCGAATCCCATGGTGGGCGCCGTGGTGGTCCGGGAGCATTCGATCGTCGGCCGTGGCTACCATGCCAAAGCCGGGAAGCCGCATGCGGAGCGGATCGCACTCGAGGAAGCGGGAGAAGCGGCGCGTGGAGCGACCCTCTACGTAACCCTCGAGCCCTGCAATCACTACGGGAGAACGCCTCCGTGCACGCAGGCGGTCCTGGACAGTGGTGTCCGCAGGGTGGTTATAGGGCAGATGGACCCCAACCCGGCGGTTCGGGGTGGCGGCGCGCCGTTGTTGCGGGAGCGGGGGATCGAGGTAACGACGGGTGTGCTGGAACTCGAGTGCGCGCACCTGAACGAGGCGTTCACCACCTACGTAACGCAGGGCCGGCCGTTCTTGGCGATCAAAGTGGCTGCTTCCTTGGACGGGAAGATCGCCACTTCTATGGGAGACTCGAAATGGGTCACCAACGAACGCTCCCGAAATTTCGTGCATAAGCTGCGGGCCGGAGCGGACGCCATCATGGTGGGAAGGGGCACCGTTATGGCCGACGATCCGCAATTGACGTGCCGACGCAAATACGGATCCGATCCCATACGGGTGATTCTGGACAGCGGATTGAACATCCGGTCCGACCGGAAGGTGTTCAATGCGGATTCCGAGGCCGGATTGATCGTGTTCACCCGAAAAGGGGCGGCCGCTGAAAAGATTCGCGAAATCGAGGCCGCCGGCTCGGAGGTGATCCAGGTGACGGCCGACGGCGACTGGGTTTCGTTTCCCGAGGTGATCAGTGAGCTGGCCCGGCGCAAAGTGACCTCCGTGCTGATTGAAGGAGGAAGTCGGGTGGCCGCATCGGCCCTGCGTTCGGGATTGGCTGACAAGATTTACTTCTTCTATGCGCCAAAAATCATCGGTGGAAAAGACGCCCCGGGTATGTTCGGGGATCTCGGCATCCGGCGGATGGCGGATGGTATGAAGGTATACAACGTCAAACACCGCCGCTTCGGGGATGATCTGCTGCTCGAAGGGTATCTGCGGAAACCATTGCCGGCTTGA
- the nrdR gene encoding transcriptional repressor NrdR — protein MKCPYCGGTENKVIDSRLSKEGTAIRRRRDCAGCGRRFTTYERVEEILPMVVKKDNRREPFSRSKIYDGIRKAVQKRPVSVEKIEAFLEEIERGYQESSKKEVPSREIGEKVIAKLKEWDEVAYVRFASVYRQFADVNEFMSELEELIKERKKKTNDWDTENG, from the coding sequence GTGAAATGCCCCTATTGCGGCGGAACAGAAAATAAAGTCATCGACTCCAGACTGAGCAAGGAGGGAACGGCGATCCGCAGGCGACGAGATTGCGCCGGTTGCGGCCGCAGGTTCACCACCTACGAACGGGTGGAAGAGATTCTGCCCATGGTTGTGAAGAAGGATAATCGCAGGGAGCCGTTCAGCCGGAGCAAAATCTACGACGGTATCAGGAAGGCGGTTCAAAAGCGGCCCGTGAGCGTCGAAAAAATTGAGGCATTTCTCGAGGAGATCGAAAGAGGGTATCAGGAAAGCTCGAAGAAGGAGGTTCCCAGCCGGGAAATCGGGGAGAAGGTCATCGCAAAACTCAAAGAGTGGGACGAGGTCGCCTATGTCCGATTCGCTTCCGTTTACAGACAGTTTGCAGACGTCAACGAGTTTATGTCCGAACTCGAGGAGCTGATCAAGGAGCGGAAGAAAAAGACCAATGACTGGGATACCGAAAACGGATAA
- a CDS encoding serine hydroxymethyltransferase has translation MEHLKQIDPEIAHAIQMEVKRQSEKIVLIASENYVSRAVIEAQSSLLTNKYAEGYPGRRFYGGCEYVDMVETWAIERAKTLFHADHANVQPHAGSQANMAVFFSVLKIGDTIMGMDLSHGGHLTHGSPASFSGRLYKVVSYGVDPVTYRIDMDQVEKVAREHQPRIIIAGGSSYPRIIDFEGFARVAKEVGAMFMVDMAHFAGLVAGGVFPSPVPHADFVTSTTHKTLRGPRGGFVLSSQAHAKKLDRHMFPGMQGGPLMHTIAAKAVAFKEAMQPDFADYSLQVVRNAKVLAEALAGKGLKIITGGTDCHLMLVDLSDVGMTGAVAEDVLDRAGITLNKNVIPFEQRSPNETSGIRIGTPAVTTRGMKEDQMRWIADRIVDVLSSPEDERRIQKTADDVKEFCAEFPIPGTEGT, from the coding sequence ATGGAGCACTTGAAACAGATCGATCCTGAAATTGCGCATGCTATCCAGATGGAAGTAAAGCGCCAGTCCGAAAAGATCGTCCTGATCGCATCCGAGAACTATGTCAGTCGGGCCGTAATCGAGGCGCAAAGTTCCCTCCTGACCAACAAGTATGCGGAAGGGTATCCGGGTCGCCGATTTTATGGCGGGTGCGAATATGTGGATATGGTGGAGACTTGGGCCATCGAAAGAGCCAAAACGCTTTTTCATGCGGACCATGCCAACGTCCAGCCTCATGCAGGATCCCAGGCCAACATGGCGGTCTTCTTCTCCGTTCTGAAAATCGGGGATACGATCATGGGAATGGATCTGAGTCACGGCGGACACCTGACCCACGGCAGTCCCGCCAGCTTCTCGGGACGGCTGTACAAGGTCGTCTCCTACGGAGTGGATCCGGTTACCTATCGGATCGATATGGACCAGGTGGAAAAAGTCGCTCGGGAACACCAGCCGAGAATCATCATCGCCGGAGGCAGCTCGTATCCGAGGATCATCGACTTCGAGGGCTTTGCTCGTGTCGCCAAAGAGGTGGGAGCCATGTTTATGGTGGATATGGCCCATTTCGCCGGTCTGGTCGCAGGAGGAGTCTTTCCGTCACCCGTACCCCATGCCGATTTCGTGACCTCCACGACGCATAAAACACTCCGGGGGCCGAGGGGTGGCTTCGTCCTTTCCAGTCAAGCGCACGCCAAGAAATTGGACCGCCACATGTTCCCCGGCATGCAGGGAGGCCCCTTGATGCACACCATCGCCGCCAAGGCCGTGGCTTTCAAGGAAGCTATGCAGCCGGATTTTGCGGACTATTCACTTCAGGTGGTCAGAAACGCCAAGGTCTTGGCCGAGGCTCTCGCGGGCAAGGGGTTGAAAATCATCACCGGTGGCACCGACTGTCATTTGATGCTGGTGGACCTGTCCGACGTTGGGATGACCGGCGCCGTGGCGGAGGATGTCCTGGATCGAGCCGGTATTACCCTCAACAAGAACGTGATTCCATTTGAACAGAGGAGCCCCAACGAGACCAGCGGTATTCGCATCGGCACACCGGCGGTTACAACGCGCGGTATGAAAGAAGACCAAATGAGATGGATAGCCGACCGTATTGTGGATGTGCTATCCTCTCCGGAGGACGAAAGACGAATTCAGAAAACCGCTGATGACGTCAAGGAATTCTGTGCCGAGTTTCCCATACCCGGAACGGAGGGGACCTGA
- the acpP gene encoding acyl carrier protein: MSSIAKQVKDIICEQLGVDAADVVDDASFVDDLGADSLDLVELIMAMEEAFDVEIADEEAEKIRTVKDAVAYIEGHKS, from the coding sequence ATGTCTTCCATTGCAAAGCAAGTAAAAGACATCATTTGTGAACAATTGGGCGTGGATGCGGCGGACGTAGTGGACGACGCTTCATTTGTGGACGACCTGGGCGCCGACTCCCTGGATCTGGTGGAACTGATCATGGCGATGGAAGAAGCGTTCGACGTAGAAATCGCCGACGAGGAAGCCGAAAAAATCCGTACGGTGAAAGATGCCGTGGCCTACATCGAGGGACACAAGTCCTAA
- the fabG gene encoding 3-oxoacyl-[acyl-carrier-protein] reductase, whose product MESKGRVILVTGGSRGIGRAIALKLAGSGDTLLINHYDKDDEAARVTASEVEHLGAKAYVYFFSVANAEEVDRYVGEMIEAFGRIDVLVNNAGITMDSLFVRMKEEQWDLVIDVNLKGVFNCSKAVGRAMMKQRQGKIVNIASVVGAIGNVGQANYAASKAGIMGFTKTIAKELAGRNINVNAVAPGFIDTEMTANLPEKAKQAFLESIPMGRMGSPEEVADLVEFLCSDRSKYITGQIIHVNGGLY is encoded by the coding sequence TTGGAGAGTAAAGGTCGAGTCATTCTTGTTACGGGTGGATCGAGAGGTATCGGGCGGGCCATAGCGTTGAAACTGGCCGGGTCCGGGGATACCTTACTGATCAACCATTACGACAAAGACGACGAAGCTGCCCGGGTTACGGCCTCCGAGGTTGAACATCTCGGCGCCAAGGCGTACGTGTATTTTTTCAGCGTCGCGAATGCGGAAGAAGTGGATCGCTACGTGGGAGAAATGATCGAGGCGTTCGGCCGCATCGATGTGCTGGTGAACAACGCCGGAATCACCATGGATTCCCTCTTCGTGCGGATGAAGGAGGAACAGTGGGATTTAGTGATCGATGTGAACCTCAAAGGCGTGTTCAACTGCAGCAAGGCGGTAGGTCGCGCTATGATGAAGCAGCGACAAGGTAAGATCGTGAACATCGCATCCGTTGTGGGCGCTATAGGTAATGTCGGCCAAGCCAACTACGCTGCTTCGAAAGCCGGGATCATGGGGTTCACGAAGACGATTGCCAAGGAACTGGCCGGGAGGAACATCAACGTAAACGCCGTGGCTCCCGGCTTTATCGATACGGAAATGACGGCGAATTTGCCGGAAAAAGCCAAACAGGCCTTCCTGGAGTCCATTCCCATGGGCCGTATGGGGTCCCCGGAAGAGGTAGCCGACCTTGTGGAATTTCTTTGTTCGGATAGATCAAAGTATATCACGGGTCAGATTATCCATGTAAACGGCGGCCTGTACTAA
- a CDS encoding 4Fe-4S binding protein, translating to MSISIDQEKCTACESCVEACPFGVIEIVDGTAVVGDGCNLCGACEEACAFEAITILHKTRTERGTEAYRGVWVVGEQRDGQVAGVSFELLGEGRKLAEKLNEDLCAVLLGNDMESAAQEMIRYGADRVYLMNHADLLHYHEDTYARSIADLVLEHRPSVLLLGATAIGRSLAPRLATMLETGLTADCTGLDIRAEDRALLQTRPAFGGNIMATIVCADRRPQMATVRPKVMKRATREEGRRGEIVPVDGIPAGHGGLIRVLQVVKDLDDRINLSEADVIVTGGRGLREAKNFDLLRELAELLNGAVGATRGAVDSGWIGYAHQVGQTGRTVCPKLYIACGVSGAVQHLVGMQSSDVIVAINKDPEAPIFRVADYGIVGDLFEIVPEIIDQIKRELGQ from the coding sequence ATGAGTATATCGATCGATCAGGAAAAATGCACGGCCTGCGAGAGCTGCGTAGAAGCATGTCCTTTCGGCGTGATTGAGATCGTGGACGGAACCGCCGTGGTCGGCGACGGGTGCAACCTCTGTGGCGCATGTGAAGAGGCCTGCGCCTTCGAGGCGATAACGATCCTTCACAAGACCCGTACCGAGCGTGGGACCGAAGCGTATCGAGGGGTGTGGGTCGTCGGCGAACAGCGCGACGGGCAGGTAGCGGGTGTGTCTTTCGAGTTGCTGGGGGAAGGCCGCAAACTCGCCGAGAAGTTGAATGAAGATCTGTGCGCCGTGCTGTTGGGCAACGACATGGAGTCCGCCGCGCAGGAAATGATCCGATACGGCGCGGATCGTGTGTACCTGATGAACCATGCCGATCTCCTTCACTATCACGAGGATACCTACGCTCGATCGATCGCCGATCTGGTGCTCGAGCACCGGCCGTCCGTACTGCTCCTGGGAGCCACCGCCATCGGTCGCTCCCTGGCTCCCCGGCTGGCGACCATGCTCGAAACCGGCTTGACCGCGGATTGCACCGGCCTTGACATTCGCGCCGAAGATAGGGCGCTTCTCCAGACCCGCCCGGCTTTCGGTGGAAACATCATGGCCACCATCGTGTGCGCCGACCGGCGGCCCCAAATGGCTACCGTTCGACCCAAAGTGATGAAACGTGCGACCAGGGAAGAAGGACGTCGGGGAGAGATTGTACCGGTTGATGGGATACCGGCCGGCCATGGTGGTCTCATCCGCGTTCTCCAAGTTGTCAAAGACCTGGATGATCGCATCAACTTGTCCGAGGCGGATGTCATTGTCACGGGGGGACGCGGGCTTCGGGAGGCTAAGAATTTCGATCTGCTTAGGGAGTTGGCGGAACTCCTGAACGGGGCCGTGGGTGCGACACGGGGCGCCGTGGACTCGGGATGGATCGGGTACGCGCACCAGGTAGGGCAAACCGGAAGGACCGTATGTCCCAAACTGTATATCGCTTGCGGCGTTTCGGGAGCCGTACAACATCTGGTGGGGATGCAGTCATCCGATGTAATCGTAGCCATCAATAAGGATCCCGAGGCTCCGATCTTTCGAGTGGCGGACTATGGCATTGTGGGCGATTTGTTCGAGATCGTGCCCGAGATAATCGATCAGATCAAGAGAGAACTGGGGCAGTGA